Below is a window of Rhea pennata isolate bPtePen1 chromosome 2, bPtePen1.pri, whole genome shotgun sequence DNA.
taaatatttaaccCAATTATTGCCAAAGGCAAACAGTGCAGAAATTGTCACTTAAAGATCTACAAAagtttaacaatttttttttataaagtcaGCTGCTACTATACTTCCATACAATTATTTCAAAGAGGTTTTTCTCCAGCATTGACTACTAttataaaatatagaaatatagcATTTGAGGATTTAACAAGTCTTTACAAATCTAACTTTTAACATTTATATAGGAAACATGACACTTCTGTATTCAACAActtattaaaagtaaaatgaatacTAGACTTTTTCTGCACTGACTATTTTATAGTTCTTAGATACATCTTTCTTGGTCCTGGGTATACATTTAGAATGAAATAACTTGCATCTCACATTTATCCTGAGGTCAGCTGTGTAAAAAGGAAAGCCAATTCCGTAAGGATATTTGCAGgctgtttgtttaaaacttgaggttatttttaaacaagccAACATAAATTCCTGACAAAAAACCTCTctcattaatgtttttaaaaaaacaagttagTGTTCATTTGGGAAATATTTCCAGAAGTATATAAGCTATCACAGCAAAATGCTACGCCATCCTATTGAAGTTTCAGCATGCATTTGCCAAATTACTATTTGAAACTTATAAGCTATCTTGTAAAGAAAACGTATATATCCCATGTGAAAATCACACCAAGCTTCTTATCTCAAGATCGCAACCCTAGTTTGGGGGTTGCAATGCAGCTCCTGCAAAGAAAACCTCATTGAAGCCTGCAAGAATTTGCAGAGTCTTTGGGTCTGCCTGTACAGATGAGGACACGTGATTTAGGTCTTCGTCATCCACTGAGGGTGTACAGATACAATCTTCTCAAAATCCCATTTTGAACACAGCAGTTATTTTCAATAGCACCAACAATCTCTCACATACCAGCATCAGGTAAATACAGATAATATTTATACTAATAGATGCATTTCTTCCTGAATCAGCACAACTGTTACAAGGCACTGCTTGGTATTGGAATTCATAAATAAGAGCAGAACAAGACAATTCCCAAGTTTTGTGACATTTAAGTTTGTAGTTAGGTCACATTTCAATTTATCACTATGTAGCATCGTCAGAACATACAGTTTTATGGGATTCATGAAAATACTTGACTTTCACACATGCTTACATTTTTCCTCCCTATATCCTGAAAACCCACATAACATATCAACACAAAACATAAGGTGGTATGGGTTGTTAAATTAAGAAAGTACAATATATTTTCCAATCTTCCACGAAAGTGTAACCTAGACATAACTCAAGTATAAGAAGCTGGAAAATTATCTGATAACATTAGCAAAAGTCTATCCCTGCAGAGGAGTGAAAAATCTGTTGTCTAGAGAATTCATAGATTGAGGCACATCATAGTTGTAGATATTCAGGCATATGTTATGgctaaaacagaatttttctgagGAACCTGACTATAGGCATCCTGCAAAAGCAGCTCCATATGGTTTGAAATACCAATtgcaaaacatggaaaaaaaatggtcctTAATCGCTACtgtcttcatcatcatcatcatcagacACATCATTTAAAGGGGATTTAGGTGACTGGCAGTAGGAGTCCGATCTAGCAGACTGACAAGCAGTCATCTCCCCAGTAGAAAGAAGATCATAGCAGAAGTCGCAAATTCGCACAGGCTTGGAAGACTGACTTGGCAGAAGAAATCTCTTTTCAGAGCAAGGCCCACACACGACAAAGCCACACTTGCGACAGTGGTGACGACGGTTGACAGGtgtaaattttgctttctgacaGCGCATGCACACAGTGGCTTCCGAGTCTGGTACCCAAACAGCTGCATGTTCATTACTAGGAGTCTTCCCACTTTTGGAAAGCAAATCAGAAACACACTTATTTATGTGGTTCATCCACTCAGATTTCTCTGTAGCAGTGGCAGCATAAACTGCAAAAGACTTCGTTGGTGTTTTGATAAGCCACCCGTTCCGTAAGTCTCCCTCGTCTTGGATGGAATCAATAGTGACGTTTTCCAGTGGAATTATGTGCTGTTTgttgtatttcttcttctggatGACAATGTTACCATAAACAAGAATGTCATTGAACAAGAAGAACTGCCTTGCTTTGGGCTTCTTCCTACAAAGCTTTGTTAATACTCCTTCTCCAATCAGGACACGACCAGGAATAGTCAAAGGTTGACCAGCTGCTCCAAAGCAGTTTTCCACTATACTTATTCGTCTTGTGTTTGCTTCACTGTTTGCCAAGCGATCCACCATCTTTCAAAAGAATCCTAAGATTAGAAAGAAAGGTTTGTCATTAGAACAAAATGGATTCAACAACAGCCATCTACAAGGAAAGTATCTGCTGGCTCACAGACACTAACTTGGgctagatttaaataaatattaacactTAGGAATTTTTAGCAACCGATTAgtctttttcagaagcaaaaatgttCCATCCAGCTCCCAGCTGACAGCTATCTTTACCACACAGATGGCACTTATGGTACTGCTTTGCAGAGCTTCTGAGACAAACTAGGAGGCTTCCCCCTCTAGTACGGTTCATGCATGCTGGTTTAGTGCTTATGTCTGTCTGTTCCCACTCTCTGGGTAATAAAAGAAAGCGTCACCCACCATTCTGAATTCTAACACTGACAGAAGCATTAACTTAACTTGAGTCACCAGGCTGCTCAGCCAACATTAACAGGACAAACACAAATGATGTTCACATAGGAAGGCACCATCCTCAGTAGGCTCAGAAttgcttttttccagaatataAACCTTAAATCACGTGCAAAACCCATAAATCCATCTACTAGAAGTATTTTAGCCAGTCTGCACTCTCCACCACCTGCTTTCATGGCAAACTCTTCAGATACAGGCAGCGAATAAGCGACAGGTCGGTAGCCCACTGTCTGCTTGCCACTGCCTCTCCCCTCACATGACCTGAACGGTACCTCTGTCTATCGTGACTACACAACACACAGAGATGGACCTCCCTCCCGCCCCAAGGTCCTGTCACGCACCTCTCATCTGCTCATGAAAACACATAAGTAACCTGCACTGATTATAAGTTCAGACAGGAAGCCCTTGTATTTCAAGCAGTGCTGATAAACAACACAGTACTTCCATTtcaattttgcattaaaatcaCCCCTTGTTCCTTCCCAAATTGCAAGTAAGAGCAAGAGCTTACATTATTCAAAGgtgaactgaaaacaaactatAGCAATACATACTTCTGTAAGCAGCTGTTTAGTATCTCTCTTATCCAGAGCTTTCCGGGCAGAAGATTGTAAAAGGAAACTCATGTCAGTCAGCTCCAAATCTGCTACCGAGATCCTTGCAAGGACAACCGGGACTTCTGAGAACTGCGCGCTTGATAAAACCACGAGGCCATCGTTAGAGCCAAGGGCAAATGAGACGTGCCACCTCAGAAGGGGCCAAAGGCAGAGACCTTTCTCTAGACTTCCAGGAGATAGCTCTCCTACTTGTTCCTTTTTTACCTACTGATAAGTTGATGTTTGTGACATCTATTAGTGGACTCCCCTTCTTTTGAAGGAGGGCATATAAGCCACAATTCCAGTACCTACAACCCACATTTCCCAACACGATCCTACTTACAGTCCCCTCCATTCACCTGTCTTCTCTTCTAAATATACTTCGCCTGCCTTCAGTACAGGATCAGCCTGTAATGAAGAACAAACCAGGCTGAAACAAAACCTTGATTCTGTTCAAAGACTCTCAGACGCTGGCAAAACGTTGACTTAAAAAGTATACACTACACCTCAGATATTTCCTTATAAAAGACGGATTAAACTTCTGCATAGAAGTCCAGTTGCAGAGAAGTCTCTCTTCAGGCCTTACCTATGATATAGTTAATCTGATTAAACAAATTCACATTACCAAGgttaaatgtgattttaaaaaaactatagTTTACTGCTTTAAGACAAATtagttttgtgaaaaataattgaaattagCCAACTAAAACTGTTTCACAAGTGGGCTTACTCAGATGcaactaaaactttttttttttagctatgcATGCTACATCATCTTGTTTCAACAGAGTTTGACACTGAAGGCAGAAGAATCTATTAATAAAGGGTATCCTCCAGTACTTCCTCCGGATGTTCATTACATGCCTAAGCATTAGTTATGATATTTAAGTAATGTGATAAacagttttgtatttattgATGGTAGAGCTACAAAGCCACCAAAGCTGACATTATTTTGATCTACAGAAGGTCAAGgtaaaacacagaaatcaaCTGATAGAAAGGTTCCTCACGACATCTAATTGCGTGGCATTGAGGCCAAAGCAAGCACACCTACACAGGGTGCATGCACCAAACAACAGCCTAACCTAAACCAGCAGCTCACCTCCTCCCTTACTTGATCAAGTTGAGGGGAGGTATGCACTAGgcaattttcatcttttctgcaaATTACACTCATTTCTTTGTGTTCTTCAGTGAGAAGAACTGCCTCTATCTTCTTCAAAAAGAACTTCTGAGTACTAGAATAGTACTGTTATTTCTAGGGAAGAGAAAACTATGTGTCcaggtggaagaaaaaaagtgagttaTTTCAATCTCCTCCACCAGTCACGTATTTCTGAACTAGTTATACCTGTTTCTCTTCTATAGGCTTTGGAAGCTCTGTCTATAAATTCCTTTATAAGAGATGTCCATAAGTGGACACAGCAGTCCTTGAacccttctgcagcagcagataAAGCCAAATCACATCTTTTAAGTGTGCATCTCCAGCCATGCTGATTTATGCCATTACAAGAACTGTATGGTATTATCAGAGGGCAGATCATCAGGATtagaacaaaactgaaacttttAGGGCTAGGATTGGGAGGGGAGAGTGATAGGGAGATAAATAGGAAATTAGTGAGACAGTTCCCCacatagaaaatacttttcagtatGCAACAATGTAAAACAGAAGATTACAGTAAATaatcagttacattttttttgagaacagcAAACAACAGATGATTACATCAGtctgtttcattatttttaaaatgaatgattaTTCAGGCATATCCAAAATATACCTTTCAATAGACgcttcatttcttttaagcATTCCAAGTCCCAATTCTAAATTACATGCCTGGGGAATTACACTACCTATCTTTACCTGTTTTACTCAACAATAAGCTCTAGTCTCAAAAgcttgggaggagagggggatgATGTTTTAAGTCTTCACCTTCCAGGTATCTCTTATCACCTTTTTTCCAGCAGGCAAAGCACTAGCACTGggagaaattctgaaagaatttttaaagaggTCAGCTTCAATGCCTATGAACATACAAGTGCTAGTTAGCAGAAATGTTGGTAGATGGAATGGTAATAGTTGGGGCAACCAAGGAGAAAGTACCAAAGAGGGAACGTAAATCAGCATACACACCAAGACGCTTTCTAGCTTATTTGCCATTGCCCTAGGCTGCAAGAGCACACACAGATAACTGACTACTGAAGAACAGAGTTTTATAAGGGTTCATTGCATATCCCCCATGTTCCCTGCAACATTGGGAAGGAATACAGTCAGGAGAGTGCAAAGAATAGAGAACAGGAATACGGTTTTCTGCTGATCCAAATCAATATGCATCACTTCTAATCTTGCATTTTTATAACCAACTGTTATAACCAACTGTAATTCATAGATAAAAATCACAAGATTTTGCTagtccacaggaaaaaaagcaatcatgCTGACAAGCTTCACTGAAACAAACTCTTGGTCTAAAGAAGTTGCACCGGTCTGTAAGAATCACTCACTGTTCTACAGCTCCATGTACAGCTCATGGTCACCAGAGGTTTTCAAAATACAAGTCactggagaggggaaggaagaaaaggcaggcaaaaaaaaaaaaagagagagagagagaaaaaaggcaacAGGTTTTAGTCATATACTTTCTAGGACAACcttacaaaaaattattttaaccaAGATCATTTAATACTCATCATGATTTAAAACCAAGATGCATGATCCTAGAGCTTGTGCTGAAGACTACTTTCACCTTTTTGAAATGACCACTTGCTGGACTCAGGCAAGAATTTGGGGCAAGTTAAGGACTATTTAGGAAGGAAGACAAGACGATCAcctcttttctgcatttaatttttagtCTATAATGTTCAACAAACAATTACCTACCAGTCTCAACTGAAGTAATGAGAGCCACTAGACTATTGATAAATCATTTCCATCTTCTTACATGACATGAATTGTATTTTTCCATACTAAgagcttagatttttttttatttttaaaacaatacagagaaaaatgtcagaGTGCTTAAGTtctttaagaatttaaaattaagaattaaTCTGAAATCCTGTGCAGTAATGCTCACTCACttttagtgacttttttttccagaaaggagGGGAGTTCAGAAATAGGTAATGACAATGAGAAATTGCCAGAAGAGTCTCTTGATTGTAAAGACTAGAATAACTGAATTTGGAAAAATTAGGAATATGAAAGGAGACATCCCAAGTTCAcaagaatacaaaagaaaacaaggtaCACCTCTTCTTCCTATGAGCACATAAAAGGAGAAGATATTAAATAAATGTCTAGACTTCTTCTACACTTCTGATATGCAATATAACACAATGGAACTTTGATTCCAAGATGTCACAGTTTCCAAAGCTATATGTGGTTATCTATaatcagtc
It encodes the following:
- the PLEKHF2 gene encoding pleckstrin homology domain-containing family F member 2; amino-acid sequence: MVDRLANSEANTRRISIVENCFGAAGQPLTIPGRVLIGEGVLTKLCRKKPKARQFFLFNDILVYGNIVIQKKKYNKQHIIPLENVTIDSIQDEGDLRNGWLIKTPTKSFAVYAATATEKSEWMNHINKCVSDLLSKSGKTPSNEHAAVWVPDSEATVCMRCQKAKFTPVNRRHHCRKCGFVVCGPCSEKRFLLPSQSSKPVRICDFCYDLLSTGEMTACQSARSDSYCQSPKSPLNDVSDDDDDEDSSD